The following coding sequences are from one Neurospora crassa OR74A linkage group I, whole genome shotgun sequence window:
- a CDS encoding dipeptidyl peptidase, variant — translation MVGGGCVKTSQIRLLDVESGQSTLLVDDLSASEPTWIGDDEFLYLKSGEKGNTTVLVDKIARPGSQAYEVTTIKARISNIKIKELTNGTVAFVCSASATPDGQLSNPATAKKPYSSAKVYTSLFVRHWDEWLGEDKNSLWYTALEKKNGRFTLTGHGLVNALAGSKLESPVPPFGGTGDFDISPTGLVFVAKDPELNPALYTKTDLYYVPLKTFTEEQPPSPQIVETPGLEGYTNSPVFSHCGRKVAFTRMRSKQYESDKPRLMLLPDIGDLSKTEEFFATDDGEGAWDYRPETILWSADDKSLYVTAEKNARVHLWEVPSNPADARDTPSVIMTADGSVNDIRLLAEADSSSKLLVTSTSLVDNSCYSIVDPSANTTDILSSNSKQGKTFGLSRSSIGDITFKGAGDYDVHALVVRPSNFDEKKKYPLCFLIHGGPQGAWQDGWSNRWNPAVFAEQGYVVVSPNPTGSTGYGMALQNGIKGQWGGRPYEDLVKAFEHIEENMPYVDTDRAVALGASYGGYMINWIQGHPLGRKFKALVCHDGVFSTLNQWSTEELFFPIHDFEGTIYDNRAGYEKWDPAQHVNEWATPQLIIHSELDYRLPITEGLAPFNVLQSKGIPSKLVMFPDENHWVLKPENSLVWHEQVLAWINKYSGVEKETQEVREMAVVEDKRQKPM, via the exons ATGGTGGGTGGGGGTTGTGT GAAGACTTCCCAGATCAGACTTCTGGATGTTGAGTCTGGCCAGTCAACACTCCTTGTCGATGACTTGAGCGCTAGCGAACCGACATGGATTGGCGACGACGAGTTCCTCTATCTCAAGAGTGGTGAGAAGGGCAACACCACCGTCTTGGTGGACAAGATCGCGCGCCCAGGATCTCA AGCATACGAGGTCACCACGATCAAGGCCCGGATCTCGAACATCAAGATCAAAGAGCTCACAAACGGCACCGTCGCTTTTGTGTGCTCCGCTTCCGCTACCCCTGATGGACAGCTCTCCAATCCCGCCACGGCGAAGAAGCCGTATTCAAGCGCCAAGGTCTATACCAGTCTCTTTGTCCGCCATTGGGACGAGTGGCTAGGAGAGGACAAGAACTCACTGTGGTATACTGcgttggagaagaagaacggtCGCTTTACGCTGACGGGCCACGGTCTTGTCAACGCCCTGGCAGGGTCGAAGCTTGAATCGCCAGTACCGCCCTTTGGAGGCACTGGTGACTTTGATATCAGCCCCACGGGATTGGTATTTGTTGCAAAGGACCCCGAGCTCAACCCTGCCCTCTACACCAAGACCGACCTGTACTATGTTCCCCTCAAGACCTTCACCGAGGAGCAGCCACCTTCGCCCCAGATTGTCGAGACACCTGGCCTGGAAGGCTACACCAACAGTCCGGTCTTTTCACACTGTGGACGCAAGGTGGCGTTCACCCGGATGCGCAGCAAGCAATATGAATCCGACAAGCCTCGTCTGATGCTTTTACCTGATATTGGCGACCTGAGCAAGACTGAAGAATTCTTCGCAACGGATGACGGCGAAGGAGCGTGGGACTATCGCCCCGAAACTATTCTCTGGAGCGCCGATGACAAGTCGCTCTATGTGACAGCCGAGAAGAACGCCCGTGTCCACCTATGGGAGGTCCCTTCCAACCCAGCTGATGCCAGGGACACTCCCTCGGTAATCATGACCGCAGACGGCAGCGTCAACGATATTAGACTCCTCGCTGAGGCCGATTCCTCGTCAAAGCTCCTGGTGACTAGTACCTCTCTCGTTGATAATAGCTGCTACAGCATCGTCGATCCAtccgccaacaccaccgaTATCCTCTCGTCGAACTCTAAGCAAGGGAAGACGTTCGGTCTGTCCAGGTCGAGCATTGGCGACATCACATTCAAGGGGGCTGGTGATTACGACGTTCATGCGCTCGTGGTCCGCCCCTCGAATTTcgatgaaaagaaaaagtacCCCCTTTGTTTCTTGATCCACGGCGGCCCCCAGGGTGCCTGGCAAGACGGATGGAGCAACCGCTGGAACCCGGCCGTCTTTGCGGAGCAAGGCTACGTCGTGGTGAGCCCGAACCCGACAGGCAGTACGGGTTATGGCATGGCTCTCCAAAACGGAATCAAGGGCCAGTGGGGTGGCAGGCCGTATGAGGATCTGGTCAAAGCGTTTGAGCATATTGAGGAGAACATGCCGTACGTAGATACGGACAGGGCGGTCGCATTGGGTGCTAGTTATGGTGGTTATATGATCA ATTGGATCCAAGGCCATCCTCTCGGACGCAAGTTCAAGGCACTCGTCTGTCACGACGGTGTCTTCAGCACCCTGAATCAGTGGAGTACCGAGGAgcttttcttccccatccACGACTTCGAGGGAACCATTTACGATAACCGCGCCGGATACGAGAAGTGGGATCCCGCTCAGCATGTGAACGAGTGGGCCACGCCGCAATTG ATCATCCACAGTGAACTCGATTATCGTCTCCCCATAACCGAAGGCCTCGCGCCCTTCAACGTTCTCCAGTCCAAGGGAATTCCCAGCAAATTAGTCATGTTTCCCGATGAGAACCAC TGGGTTCTGAAGCCAGAGAATAGTCTTGTCTGGCATGAGCAAGTCCTAGCATGGATTAACAAGTACTCGGGCGTGGAGAAGGAGACGCAGGAAGTGAGAGAGATGGCCGTTGTGGAGGATAAGAGGCAGAAGCCAATGTAG
- the pmr-1 gene encoding calcium-transporting ATPase type 2C member 1, which yields MDRLSAWKDNDDVLPFYQKSPGQGTFATPEEIEQSRSGCNTPRHRITSAESRGVADDFSYMTPAEAATHLDTSLTHGLTPAEALSRLHDYGPNEIPHDPPEPLWLRFVKQFQEPLILLLLASAGASILVGNVDDAVSISVAVTIVVSVGFIQEYRSEKSIEALNHLVPNHAHLVRKHTGAKPVDGDDSSDIGDVAGSVTPPEDVLDAKSSKVMAAQLVPGDLVLFTTGDRIPADVRVTKATDLTVDASNLTGENEPVRIVAEARTRHGATGPAADKDNSTNVVYMGTLVKSGYGQGVVFATGGNTHFGTIATSVSGTESPRSPLQLSMDDLGSQLSKMSFVIIGLISLVGWLQGKKLLEIFTISISLAVAAIPEGLPIIVTVTLALGVHRMAKHNAIVRKMPKVETLGSVNVVCSDKTGTLTTNHMTTVKMWFFGTDDALDVDSDDEATETKPDPAMLRILRIGNIANNARLAMQYTENGAGARAVLSSTQGKNAPSTYTRWVGQPTDIAMLDLLDRFKEHDVRDSIGPRVSETPFSSERKWMGVTIGSEGGKSDKEFAYIKGSIDKVLDACDTYLSKDGREFVMDTNRRQEAIDAAEKMASRGLRVLAFASGPVTKPAKNKSPATNTVEEQYRGLTFAGLVGMSDPPRPGVSRSIRKLMRGSVKVIMITGDAETTAVAIGKQLGMSVTTPAVGTSGVRSVLRGDEIDAMTDEELAAAMDHTTIFARTNPDHKLKIVKALQSRGDIVAMTGDGVNDAPALKKADIGIAMGKHGTDVAKEAADMILTDDDFSTILHAIEEGKAIFNNIQNFLTFQLSTSAAGLSLVLLCTCLGYKSPLNAMQILWINIIMDGPPAQSLGVESVDKDVMNRPPRRRGDAVLTNPLIARVLTQAFIIMVGTMLVYKHEMLGDGQVTRRDTTMTFTCFVLFDMFNALACRSESKSILRGEIGLFSNTLFNWAVSLSLAGQLLVIYFPWLQEVFQTEALGLLDLVYLVLLCSTVFFADELRKWWKYGARRHMGVNYSQAV from the exons ATGGACCGACTCAGCGCGTGGAAGGACAATGACGATGTTCTTCCCTTCTACCAAAAATCCCCCGGCCAGGGCACCTTTGCGACCCCCGAGGAAATCGAGCAGTCGCGGTCCGGCTGTAACACACCGCGACACCGCATTACCTCTGCTGAATCAAGA GGCGTGGCTGACGACTTCTCCTACATGACCCCCGCCGAAGCCGCCACCCACCTCGACACCTCTCTGACCCATGGCTTGACTCCCGCCGAAGCTCTCTCGAGACTACACGATTACGGGCCGAACGAGATCCCACACGATCCTCCTGAGCCCCTTTGGCTGCGATTCGTCAAGCAGTTCCAAGAGCCGCtgatcctccttctcctcgcctCTGCCGGTGCGTCTATACTTGTTGGAAACGTCGACGATGCCGTCAGCATTTCGGTTGCGGTTACCATCGTTGTGAGCGTGGGCTTTATTCAGGAATATCGTTCCGAAAAGTCCATCGAGGCACTCAACCATTTGGTTCCTAACCATGCGCACCTGGTACGAAAACATACGGGGGCCAAACcggttgatggtgatgattcGTCCGATATTGGCGATGTTGCTGGCTCGGTTACACCACCCGAGGATGTTCTGGATGCGAAATCGTCCAAGGTCATGGCTGCGCAACTGGTGCCTGGAGATCTGGTTTTGTTTACTACCGGTGATCGCATACCTGCCGATGTCCGAGTTACCAAGGCAACAGATTTGACAGTCGATGCTTCCAACCTTACTGGAGAAAATGAGCCTGTCAGAATTGTTGCCGAAGCCCGAACTCGTCATGGAGCCACCGGTCCTGCCGCCGACAAAGATAACTCGACCAACGTTGTATACATGGGCACACTGGTGAAGTCTGGATATGGGCAAGGGGTTGTCTTTGCTACTGGAGGAAACACACACTTTGGTACCATTGCGACTAGCGTATCTGGAACTGAAAGCCCTCGCTCGCCTCTGCAACTGTCTATGGACGATCTCGGCTCTCAGCTCAGCAAGATGTCTTTTGTCATTATCGGGCTAATTTCCCTCGTTGGCTGGCTGCAAGGGAAGAAGCTACTCGAAATATTCACCATCTCCATTTCTTTAGCGGTCGCGGCCATTCCCGAGGGCCTACCCATCATTGTCACTGTTACTTTGGCTTTGGGAGTGCACCGCATGGCAAAGCATAACGCCATTGTGCGCAAGATGCCCAAGGTTGAGACTCTAGGATCTGTCAATGTTGTGTGCTCAGACAAGACCG GAACCTTGACCACAAACCACATGACTACTGTCAAGATGTGGTTTTTCGGTACCGACGACGCTTTGGACGTGGATTCCGATGATGAAGCTACCGAGACCAAACCCGACCCCGCCATGCTTAGAATCCTCCGTATTGGTAATATCGCCAACAATGCCCGTCTTGCCATGCAGTATACCGAAAATGGTGCTGGGGCCCGCGCCGTTCTCTCCTCTACTCAAGGAAAGAATGCCCCTTCCACGTATACTCGCTGGGTCGGCCAGCCTACAGACATTGCCATGCTCGACTTGCTTGATCGCTTTAAGGAACACGATGTTCGCGATTCCATTGGACCGCGCGTGAGCGAGACCCCCTTTAGCTCCGAACGCAAGTGGATGGGTGTTACTATCGGCTCGGAAGGTGGTAAATCGGACAAGGAATTTGCCTATATAAAGGGTTCTATCGACAAGGTTCTTGATGCCTGCGATACCTATCTTTCCAAGGATGGCCGGGAGTTTGTTATGGATACCAACAGACGTCAGGAAGCGATCGACGCCGCCGAGAAGATGGCCTCGCGAGGTCTACGTGTTTTGGCCTTTGCCAGCGGTCCTGTCACCAAACCCGCCAAGAACAAGTCGCCTGCCACGAACACTGTCGAAGAACAGTACAGAGGCCTCACCTTTGCTGGTTTGGTTGGCATGAGCGACCCGCCCCGTCCCGGCGTTTCGAGGTCTATTAGGAAGTTGATGCGTGGCTCTGTTAAGGTGATCATGATCACGGGTGATGCTGAGACTACGGCCGTTGCGATTGGAAAACAGCTTGGTATGAGTGTTACTACACCGGCTGTAGGCACATCAGGCGTCAGATCTGTTCTGCGTGGAGACGAGATCGATGCCATGACAGATGAAGAGCTGGCTGCGGCCATGGATCATACCACCATCTTCGCTCGCACGAACCCCGATCACAAGCTCAAGATTGTCAAGGCTCTTCAGTCCCGTGGCGATATTGTTGCCATGACGGGTGACGGAGTCAACGATGCTCCTGCTCTCAAGAAGGCTGATATCGGCATTGCCATGGGCAAGCATGGAACCGATGTTGCCAAGGAGGCAGCCGACATGATCCTgaccgacgacgactttTCCACAATTCTTCACGCCATCGAAGAGGGCAAGGccatcttcaacaacatccagAACTTCTTGACGTTCCAGCTAAGTACAAGTGCTGCCGGGTTATCTCTCGTGCTTCTCTGCACTTGCTTGGGCTACAAGTCACCTCTCAATGCCATGCAAATTCTTTGGATTA ACATCATCATGGACGGCCCTCCTGCACAGTCTCTTGGTGTCGAGTCTGTCGATAAGGACGTCATGaaccgtcctcctcgtcgtagAGGCGATGCAGTTCTCACAAACCCTCTCATTGCCCGTGTTCTTACCCAGGCTTTCATCATTATGGTCGGTACAATGCTCGTTTACAAGCACGAAATGCTCGGGGACGGACAGGTTACCCGTCGCGACACTACCATGACCTTCACCTgcttcgtcctcttcgatATGTTTAACGCCCTGGCCTGCCGCTCGGAGTCTAAGTCCATCCTCCGCGGCGAAATTGGTCTGTTCTCGAATACGCTTTTCAACTGGGCCGTCTCGCTCAGCTTGGCAGGGCAGTTGCTTGTTATTTACTTTCCCTGGCTGCAGGAGGTGTTCCAGACCGAGGCGCTCGGACTCCTTGATTTGGTGTACCTGGTGTTGCTATGTAGCACGGTTTTCTTTGCTGATGAGCTGAGAAAATGGTGGAAGTACGGGGCAAGGAGGCATATGGGTGTTAACTATAGCCAGGCTGTATAG
- a CDS encoding double-strand-break repair protein rad21, with the protein MFWSGTLLSATGPLAKAWLSANQERKVSKVQILQHNLQDSVDAIIAPNDAPLALRLSGQLLLGVVRIYSRKARYLLDDCNEALMKIKMAFRSTGNHDIPTNLHVQNSESLMLPDQITPYDNLDLLPPPSADYLASQIEEVTGAPIMARKVQVRASQRDINLQEDFNNSQFLNNTMIDEEELALANNDDLGLELDFGMDIDERPSKFMDTTIEMGRDAPNARAVEDDIFSELSAGPGKQRGTREPSLGLDLDYGDGVRIADDEGDIQMGDDDLQFNVADHSEIPEGLSTPGAPDMARTRISESPLSDIDDEFAKEVEMEYSRHNNSDMYEPGEDPTASTIIAPQRSKKRKLLQPDEQTMLSNAQIKEQQSKRDNILKPQSFGTQDPYLMALLDLQKNGAFVSSVLLENRSDSWADELSDMLSLSTFRPFDLKRKRDSAIADMEVDDEDGTRKSPRLELPDDESTVVGRAESINGNQSETAEGTEIELAANDDGAVFHDEDQERPGSRNANSPVPNFDETIAPIVHPADSGPVSIGTKHAVHILRDLFGAEAANNADKRKKTAVVFQDLLPEGRTTKADATKMFFECLVLATKDAIKVEQKEGALGGHIRIRGKRGLWGDWAEREAGGEMAQQSQQQQPINPDEPQPSIETAAQPIEASA; encoded by the exons ATGTTTTGGTCGGGCACCCTCCTCAGTGCCACCGGGCCATTGGCGAAAGCCTGGCTCTCGGCCAACCAAGAGCGCAAAGTCTCCAAAGTGCAGATTTTGCAGCACAACCTCCAAGACAGTGTCGATGCCATCATTGCCCCTAACGATGCACCGCTGGCTCTTCGGCTGAGCGGTCAGCTGCTTCTCGGTGTCGTTCGCATTTATAGTCGCAAGGCGAGGTACCTCCTCGATGACTGTAATGAAGCCTTGATGAAGATCAAGATG GCTTTCCGATCCACCGGAAACCACGATATTCCCACTAACCTACATGTTCAAAATAGTGAATCTCTCATGCTTCCCGATCAGATCACGCCATACGATAACCTTGATCTACTGCCACCCCCGAGCGCCGACTATTTGGCGTCACAGATCGAAGAGGTTACTGGCGCTCCTATCATGGCTCGCAAGGTGCAAGTCCGTGCTAGTCAGCGGGATATTAACCTCCAGGAAGacttcaacaacagccaGTTTCTGAACAACACCATGAtcgacgaggaagagcttGCTCTcgccaacaacgacgacctcGGCTTGGAACTGGACTTCGGTATGGATATTGACGAGAGGCCAAGCAAGTTTATGGACACGACGATCGAAATGGGCAGAGACGCACCTAATGCTAGAGCTGTTGAGGACGACATTTTTAGCGAGTTGAGTGCTGGGCCCGGGAAGCAGCGCGGGACCCGCGAGCCGTCACTAGGACTTGATTTGGACTACGGCGATGGCGTCCGGATCGCCGATGATGAGGGAGATATTCAAATGGGCGATGACGACCTCCAGTTCAACGTCGCGGACCACTCCGAAATTCCCGAAGGCCTTTCGACCCCAGGCGCTCCGGATATGGCTCGTACTCGCATCTCCGAGTCTCCCTTGTCGGACATCGATGACGAGTTCGCCAAGGAGGTTGAGATGGAATACAGCCGCCACAACAACTCAGATATGTACGAACCCGGCGAGGACCCAACTGCAAGCACGATAATTGCACCCCAGAGatcgaagaagagaaagcttCTTCAGCCTGATGAGCAGACCATGCTCTCGAATGCCCAGATCAAGGAGCAGCAGTCGAAGCGCGACAACATCCTCAAGCCGCAGTCTTTTGGTACCCAAGATCCCTACCTGATGGCTTTGCTCGACTTGCAAAAGAACGGAGCGTTTGTCAGCAGTGTCCTGCTTGAGAACCGGAGTGATAGCTGGGCTGATGAACTCTCGGACATGTTGTCTCTTAGCACTTTCCGCCCCTTTGATCTGAAGAGGAAGCGTGATAGTGCGATTGCTGACATGGAGgtggatgacgaggacggcaCGCGCAAGTCGCCCCGCCTCGAGCTTCCCGATGACGAATCTACGGTTGTCGGCCGTGCGGAGAGTATCAACGGCAACCAGAGTGAGACGGCTGAAGGCACGGAGATTGAACTAGCTGCAAACGACGATGGCGCTGTCTTCCATGATGAGGACCAGGAGCGACCTGGCTCAAGGAATGCCAACAGCCCGGTCCCCAATTTTGACGAGACCATTGCCCCCATTGTGCATCCCGCCGACAGCGGTCCGGTTTCGATCGGAACCAAGCACGCGGTCCACATTCTCCGCGATCTCTTCGGCGCTGAGGCCGCTAACAACGCCGATAAGCGCAAGAAGACCGCTGTTGTGTTCCAGGATCTTTTGCCCGAGGGCAGGACGACCAAGGCTGATGCCACCAAGATGTTTTTTGAGTGCCTGGTGCTTGCGACCAAGGACGCCATCAAGGTCGAGCAGAAAGAGGGCGCGCTTGGCGGTCACATCCGTATCCGCGGCAAGCGCGGTCTTTGGGGTGACTGGGCTGAGCGCGAGGCTGGTGGTGAGATGGCTCAACAgtcccagcaacaacagcctaTCAACCCCGACGAGCCCCAGCCTTCGATCGAGACCGCTGCCCAGCCAATTGAGGCCTCGGCTTAA
- a CDS encoding dipeptidyl peptidase, which yields MWSLLLLHPFWNLVLSCILLISAFPGADASDISIAVSNMTLTATKFTPEVLLTAPRRSPAIPNAKGTKALFTVTTYSFETHRKTSQIRLLDVESGQSTLLVDDLSASEPTWIGDDEFLYLKSGEKGNTTVLVDKIARPGSQAYEVTTIKARISNIKIKELTNGTVAFVCSASATPDGQLSNPATAKKPYSSAKVYTSLFVRHWDEWLGEDKNSLWYTALEKKNGRFTLTGHGLVNALAGSKLESPVPPFGGTGDFDISPTGLVFVAKDPELNPALYTKTDLYYVPLKTFTEEQPPSPQIVETPGLEGYTNSPVFSHCGRKVAFTRMRSKQYESDKPRLMLLPDIGDLSKTEEFFATDDGEGAWDYRPETILWSADDKSLYVTAEKNARVHLWEVPSNPADARDTPSVIMTADGSVNDIRLLAEADSSSKLLVTSTSLVDNSCYSIVDPSANTTDILSSNSKQGKTFGLSRSSIGDITFKGAGDYDVHALVVRPSNFDEKKKYPLCFLIHGGPQGAWQDGWSNRWNPAVFAEQGYVVVSPNPTGSTGYGMALQNGIKGQWGGRPYEDLVKAFEHIEENMPYVDTDRAVALGASYGGYMINWIQGHPLGRKFKALVCHDGVFSTLNQWSTEELFFPIHDFEGTIYDNRAGYEKWDPAQHVNEWATPQLIIHSELDYRLPITEGLAPFNVLQSKGIPSKLVMFPDENHWVLKPENSLVWHEQVLAWINKYSGVEKETQEVREMAVVEDKRQKPM from the exons ATGTGGTCGTTATTACTTCTTCACCCTTTTTGGAACTTGGTGCTTTCTTGCATCCTTCTCATATCAGCCTTTCCTGGCGCGGATGCCTCTGATATATCAATAGCAGTATCAAACATGACTCTTACAGCAACCAAGTTCACGCCCGAGGTACTGCTGACAGCGCCACGCCGTTCACCAGCTATTCCCAACGCCAAGGGCACCAAGGCGCTCTTTACA GTGACCACGTACTCGTTCGAAACACACAGGAAGACTTCCCAGATCAGACTTCTGGATGTTGAGTCTGGCCAGTCAACACTCCTTGTCGATGACTTGAGCGCTAGCGAACCGACATGGATTGGCGACGACGAGTTCCTCTATCTCAAGAGTGGTGAGAAGGGCAACACCACCGTCTTGGTGGACAAGATCGCGCGCCCAGGATCTCA AGCATACGAGGTCACCACGATCAAGGCCCGGATCTCGAACATCAAGATCAAAGAGCTCACAAACGGCACCGTCGCTTTTGTGTGCTCCGCTTCCGCTACCCCTGATGGACAGCTCTCCAATCCCGCCACGGCGAAGAAGCCGTATTCAAGCGCCAAGGTCTATACCAGTCTCTTTGTCCGCCATTGGGACGAGTGGCTAGGAGAGGACAAGAACTCACTGTGGTATACTGcgttggagaagaagaacggtCGCTTTACGCTGACGGGCCACGGTCTTGTCAACGCCCTGGCAGGGTCGAAGCTTGAATCGCCAGTACCGCCCTTTGGAGGCACTGGTGACTTTGATATCAGCCCCACGGGATTGGTATTTGTTGCAAAGGACCCCGAGCTCAACCCTGCCCTCTACACCAAGACCGACCTGTACTATGTTCCCCTCAAGACCTTCACCGAGGAGCAGCCACCTTCGCCCCAGATTGTCGAGACACCTGGCCTGGAAGGCTACACCAACAGTCCGGTCTTTTCACACTGTGGACGCAAGGTGGCGTTCACCCGGATGCGCAGCAAGCAATATGAATCCGACAAGCCTCGTCTGATGCTTTTACCTGATATTGGCGACCTGAGCAAGACTGAAGAATTCTTCGCAACGGATGACGGCGAAGGAGCGTGGGACTATCGCCCCGAAACTATTCTCTGGAGCGCCGATGACAAGTCGCTCTATGTGACAGCCGAGAAGAACGCCCGTGTCCACCTATGGGAGGTCCCTTCCAACCCAGCTGATGCCAGGGACACTCCCTCGGTAATCATGACCGCAGACGGCAGCGTCAACGATATTAGACTCCTCGCTGAGGCCGATTCCTCGTCAAAGCTCCTGGTGACTAGTACCTCTCTCGTTGATAATAGCTGCTACAGCATCGTCGATCCAtccgccaacaccaccgaTATCCTCTCGTCGAACTCTAAGCAAGGGAAGACGTTCGGTCTGTCCAGGTCGAGCATTGGCGACATCACATTCAAGGGGGCTGGTGATTACGACGTTCATGCGCTCGTGGTCCGCCCCTCGAATTTcgatgaaaagaaaaagtacCCCCTTTGTTTCTTGATCCACGGCGGCCCCCAGGGTGCCTGGCAAGACGGATGGAGCAACCGCTGGAACCCGGCCGTCTTTGCGGAGCAAGGCTACGTCGTGGTGAGCCCGAACCCGACAGGCAGTACGGGTTATGGCATGGCTCTCCAAAACGGAATCAAGGGCCAGTGGGGTGGCAGGCCGTATGAGGATCTGGTCAAAGCGTTTGAGCATATTGAGGAGAACATGCCGTACGTAGATACGGACAGGGCGGTCGCATTGGGTGCTAGTTATGGTGGTTATATGATCA ATTGGATCCAAGGCCATCCTCTCGGACGCAAGTTCAAGGCACTCGTCTGTCACGACGGTGTCTTCAGCACCCTGAATCAGTGGAGTACCGAGGAgcttttcttccccatccACGACTTCGAGGGAACCATTTACGATAACCGCGCCGGATACGAGAAGTGGGATCCCGCTCAGCATGTGAACGAGTGGGCCACGCCGCAATTG ATCATCCACAGTGAACTCGATTATCGTCTCCCCATAACCGAAGGCCTCGCGCCCTTCAACGTTCTCCAGTCCAAGGGAATTCCCAGCAAATTAGTCATGTTTCCCGATGAGAACCAC TGGGTTCTGAAGCCAGAGAATAGTCTTGTCTGGCATGAGCAAGTCCTAGCATGGATTAACAAGTACTCGGGCGTGGAGAAGGAGACGCAGGAAGTGAGAGAGATGGCCGTTGTGGAGGATAAGAGGCAGAAGCCAATGTAG